Proteins encoded within one genomic window of Hyphomicrobiales bacterium:
- a CDS encoding ammonia channel protein, giving the protein GIISGAISGLVAITPACAFVTPVGALFIGLAAGILCFWAVVWLKARLGYDDSLDVFGIHGVGGITGAVLTGVFAAEAYGGTAGLLEGNGGQVITQIYGIAATIVWSAVASFVILKIIDALIGLRVERETEVEGLDIGLHGEVVQ; this is encoded by the coding sequence GGCATCATCTCCGGCGCCATCTCCGGCCTGGTCGCGATTACGCCGGCCTGCGCCTTCGTCACCCCGGTGGGGGCTCTGTTCATCGGGCTTGCCGCCGGCATCTTGTGCTTCTGGGCCGTGGTCTGGCTGAAAGCCAGGCTCGGCTACGACGATTCGCTCGACGTGTTCGGCATCCACGGCGTCGGCGGCATCACCGGCGCCGTGCTGACCGGCGTTTTCGCCGCCGAAGCCTATGGCGGCACCGCCGGCCTCCTGGAAGGCAATGGCGGCCAGGTGATCACCCAGATATACGGCATCGCCGCCACCATCGTCTGGAGCGCTGTGGCGAGCTTCGTGATCCTGAAGATCATTGACGCCCTGATCGGGCTCAGGGTCGAGCGCGAGACCGAGGTCGAGGGGCTCGACATCGGCCTGCACGGCGAAGTGGTCCAGTAG